GGACCGACTGGGCTGGGCTGCGATGGGGCGTTATTGCAGAGGCtgaatgtaattggtatcttttgatattaatatattccctttatcgaaaaaatgtaaTTCGCGTATGGGTTCGGCAGTGCTGAGTTGAGCTTGGCCAGATGAATACGAGATCTGCCAATATATACACTTCGTTTGGTAGGCTGTGATGCATGTAGTGGACTAAAATGGCAGCCGGTTTGGTTGCCTGGATTTCCCTTCGCTGCAACTTGGGCTTTGCCCTCTTCTGTTTGTGTGCACACTAGCCACTTCCAAATTTTGTGAGGATACCATGCCTTGTGATCAACACATAGGCTACCACATATGAACATCATATAAAGATGCATACTATAAACACAGAAGCAACATATGAGCACCGGATAAAGATGCATACATGAGCAACACTCAGGCATTATACTAGCATAGGTACCAACCTCAGGGATACACACCCCTGGATTCAAAAGGACTATGTTCTTCACATTGAGATCACAAACATAGAGGTTCTTGACATCATAACACTACTACTAGTACTGACAACTATACATAAGACTAGGCCATAGAATAACGTCTTCATCAGTCATGGATTGGCTCCCCAAGCTATGTGCAGGTGATTTGCTCCTGGGTGCTGGTGATAGCCCTAAAGAGCTTGATCCTAAAtcccttcttcttgttgatgTCACCGATCTAGAGGTTGATCTTCCTAGCCAACTCCCTccaccctttgaagaagaagagaTCACCCTCGACCAGCTGCATCTAGACACAGTAGGTAACCATGCATTCTGTATCAGCAGGCTCCTCACCAGGATCAGCTTCATCCTGGGAGGGACCTGCAACGCAAGGAGGTCGGAGGCACTGATCTACACGTAGAAGCGGTGAGGCTCGTCCTCCACGGTGTGGTGGCCAGTCCTCAGAGCACGGACGGCGGCAAGCCTGGACTCCATCTCGTCCACAAGCTGTTGGAGACGCAGAACCACCGGCCTGAGCACCACCTTCATATGACTGGATGTAGTCAGTGAAGCCCTCAGGTGGGATGATGGACCTCCTGCACAACGTGGCTGCTTCGATTCCTTTGCCAAGGACAGATGATCAAAAATTGTACAAGTAAAATGCAAGACAAGTATATAATCATGACATGTCCTAGATGTTGAACTAGTTGTTGCTCTAAATTCGTAGCAAAACCATGCAATGTATGCCAACAAAATCCCAGAAAACAACGGAATGCAACAAGATCATACTAACTAGGATAAGATGTCCTACTACATCTTCTCATACAATTGTGAGCCGTAATGAGTACTAGTATCGTAAGTACGTCCTACTGGTAGATCAAGTTCAATTTGATGCAAATTTAAAGTCGCACAAGTCAGTACTCATGTTCAGATCTTCACAGCAATGATTAACAGCAACTTCAacgaagaagagaaaaaaaacCCATAACTCGCACATGGGTCGATCTAGCAGGTGTTGCCGACTGCCCCGCCAAAGAGGACGAAGCACCAGGAGCGCCAAATCCTGGCGACGCGGGTGTGAAAAAGGAAGCACCAGCAGCACCTATCCCCGGCGGCGCGGGCATGCAAGAGGAAGCACCACGAGCACCAAACCCCGGCGGCGCGGAGCCTAAGAGTAAAACGGGAGGCTGAACCCCGGCGGGGGAGCCATGGCCATGCTCGGCCCCGGGGCCCCACGTAGAGAAGGCGGCCGTCCGCCGCTGATGCCCATGGATTCCATGGCGGCCGCAGCTGCCCTTGTAGGCTGCTGGGGACGGTTCGAAATAGGTGATGGCCACCTATACACCGCTTGTTAGCGGTGCGGATCGCACGCCCCGCCTGAAGGGAAAGCGACGTGGGCCGGCACATTTGTTTCAGACACATACCGCTCGATTCCAGCTTGCTCGTTGAATGAGCAAAGCAATATGCCGCAAATGATATGTCTTCCGAAAGTAGAAAAAGAAAAGACAGACTCTGTCTCCAGACAATGGGAAGCTGTGCATGTTTCAAACGAATTTGCAAATAAGTAGGAACCAGTGGCACCCAAATAACGAAGCACGCATGTTGTTTCCAGGACTCGCTATACTCGTTTCTTTCCACCAAAAACAGTGAGCATTACACTCAGTTTCAGCGAAATTTACATCCAAAGTATGTTTCTCATACGAGAAATGAAAGCGCCATCTTCCACTATCATCCGATTATAGAGCATGCACTCCGAATATAACCAGCCAAAAATCCATCCTACGGATCCGATCCTTTCTGTATCACCAGTTAACTTAAAAGTACATCTCTCCTATATGCTTTCCAAtgttggagttggagaggaagttAGCATGGATAAGCTACGTCAACCTAAGTCAGCTGGATCTGCAATGGGAACTAACAATCTGCACAAGCCAATTGCTAATTCCTTCGCCAGCTAACAATCTGCACAAGCCAATTGCTAATTCCTTCGCCAGCGGTGATGTATGGAATCAGCAAAAGGTCTTGGGATCCGAGGTTACTGTTCTTGCAATGGTGAAATGGTCGACGACCCGCACTGACCTGACAGGGTCTGGAGATGAGGCTGACCGCCACTTGCTAGGGTACCTCCGCTGATGGCTGAGCTGATGAGGCCCTCTTTCCTCCGCCTCCCACTTGGGATCCAACTTCCAATCCTTTGGGACCTGTTCACCAGATTCAGCGTGTTTAAGTGTTTATGATGGACTGATGCCATTCAATGCAATGCCGATCTGAACAAATGAGAAGAAAGGGAGGATGTTGAATATATTGATGTTACCTTGTCAACTGCAAGTGTAAATATttccagatcaccatccttctggATGTGGAACCTTGTGAATGATTTGTAGTTTGCGATTCGCAAAGACGAGAAGGCTTCATCAAAGTGTATGTGGAACCAGTTGATGCATATGTATAGGTAACTACCAAATATGAGGGAAACAACTGGAGTTGAGAAAATCCAGAAATAGATAAATACAGAAGTGTAGTACATGACCAGAACACTCCGAGAAAGAGACATCATCCCATTCTTGCAAATGTTGATCCTTGTCACAGCCATGACCTGTGAAAAAAAATGTAACACAAATTTATCTGATTAGGGGAATCTACATAAAGTGGATGTAAAAGAAAAATTCCAGGTAATGTGTAGGCTTCATACACAAAGTTCCATAAATGAAATGAAACAACTAACAAATCCATTTGTTCAAGAATGCAATGCATGTACACTGGGATAGTAAAATATTTTCGGAAAGAGTCTTATCACCTCAGGGACGTCAAAGGCTGACATAAGGTATTTTATACATGCCGGGTATAGTCCAAGTGTCCATTGTTCCAAACGAGCACGAAGACCAGTTGGATCTGGGAAATGCTCACTTTCCATTGATCGATACCAGTCATATAGAGGGTGATAACCTATGACAGAAAACAGGTTTGTAACCTATGACAGAAAACAGGTTTTTGACAAAAAAGAAACCGCTTTTCTTGGGTGAAGGAACAGGAAGTAAGCAAAACCTCTTAAGAAACAATAGGAGCCCGGCCACATAAACTTAACTAGAACTTTTACAGGTAGAGCTTAGAGCCAACAGTGCAAGGTGGTGACAATTATCAAGGACATGCACATCATAGTTCCGTCACATAATCCCCCTAAGATATGTCATCACAGACACATCCGCGTGGATTATCTATCTGCAACTGAATTCTCGATTTCCTCTAGACACTTCAAACTAATTTGATGCTCTGAAGGATATTATATTCAATTTTGACAATCTTATCCAGTTTGAAATCATAAAATGAACACACCCCAAGTTCAAATGACTGCATAAGGTACCTTTTACATTTCAAAAGGGATATAACAACAAGAGCATGTTCTATCTTGACAGATAATAAGAACTTTAACCTTAGCATTGTGGTTAGGAGTACAATATGTGATAGCATACCTGAAGTTGCCAACAAATGATTCCGTATACATACTTCAATGCCCAACTCCATGAGCAACATTAAAAGTAGAGCTGCAGTCAAATGAGCCAAAACATGCAAGCCACCGATAATAGCTCTTTTTTTCCGTGTGAGTTTGGATGGTACGAATGAATACGATGCCATCAACAAAGTTAGACTTCCTACTGAAGAGACATAAGAGTGTTCAAAAATATAGAGCAAAGCACTCCATATTGTATTTGAGAAGCTTAGTAGACGCCCAGACCATGTTTCTTCATTTAAGATGTGAACAAGATTACACTGGAAAAAACAGAAATAGCGTCAAGAGTTAGGTTTATATCAACATTATAATCTTGATATAGCATCATAGAATATCCTAGATATGGAAGGATGAACATCTCTGCTTAGTGTCACCAAGCTGAGTAGAATAATGTAACATTGGTCTGTTTGACTTTCCATGTAATAAATAGGTGGTCAAAATGTTGGCATTTTTCAGAAGTGGGAAATTTTAAATAGTAGTTAGAAGTCATTAAAGGTGGAATACTTCATTACCAAAATGAAGATATGCAGAGGGGAAAAGTACACCTTATGGAATACATATAACTGACCTGTGGGAACATTGAAAAGACCAGTATGAAGTAAATAAAACCACCAATTATGTCAAACTGCCAATTCTTCTTGCGGAACTTCAATATGTTGCCCAGTGCAATCTATATGTACAGTTAATAAGATCTTTATTGCACAATAAGATAAATATGCTAGAGATTCCATTAAATTAGGGAGCTACATACCCCACTAGATTCATTGTAGGATGGATACGCAGCCTTGCATTCGTAGGTAGTACCAGAGAACCTTTCAAAGTTTTTGAAAACATGGGTTGGATGCAGGAAAGCACCACCACATCCATTGACAAGCAAGTGTTGCACAAAACTAGGTTTATCTGATCGTGTAGCAGAATGCCTCATAAAATGATGCAAATCCCCTGCCATGCGAAGTTTGCATCTTCCATTCAGGTAATCCTGAACCAAATGCGAGACATTCTTGCCTGTAGTCTCCTTCCAATACCAATCGAGGAGCCAGTTTGGCTCGTGTGTCACAATAATCACAGAGTCGTTCTCTCCAACCTGCATAACTTTAGAAATGTAGCAGATCAATTAAATCTGGAAATGATAATTTGTCTCCAACTCCCAAGAGATTCAAATATTAAATAAAATATTTACAGAAAAAATGATTAATAAATCACTAATAAggaaccaaccaaataaaatgatAACAAGTAATGAGCGTGGAAATATTACCACCTATACAGGAGAAAGGGCTATATCTACAAAACAAGATGTTGGGCTATGGCCTGTACATTAGGGCCTACTATAGTATATATCATGTACAGCATCCAAAGAGAGTGAGGATTCCAGGATTTCCCCAGCCCACCAGGCTTCAGAAGATATTTGTCAGCATATTTCTTCCGGTATTTACTAGCCATCCTAGTATTAGTCAGCTACATGGTTGAAGCAATAAAATTACTTGGTATTGGAACATGGGAAACAGAAATAATACAAAATCCAGTTTAAAACAGAAGGATAAGCCAGGAGAAGAAGAAATGCACCTTATCCCGACAAATTTCTGCGAAGAACTTGAACTGGTATACATCAATGTCACCATGAAGAGCTAGATCAAGACCAAATATCCACCAACCTTTCGGAAGCTGCAAGGCAAAGTAACTCTTCTTCTGCGGCAGAAACCATCCACCTAACCAGCTTTTGTGACATATATATCTCATAAAGGTGTTAAGCCCATCGAACCAATCTGTTATAGAAGGtaagaaaaccaaagaaaggaactcttcagaaaaaatcatgtattgtCTTTCTTACGAACACATATAGCCCACAGGAGAGGAAGTAAAATGAGAAGTACTTTGAATAACAAAGTAttatattagagcatctccaatagaTGATGTATAATAGGTGAGGTGATGTAAAAACTAACTTTTACATCACCTGAGCCCAAAGAACCCTCTCCAACAGGTGATGTAATTGTTTTTTAGGGCAGCCTTATATTTTTGCCCCAGGTGATGTAAATATACATCATCAAGCAGGTGATGCAAAACAAATTTCTGCCGCACGCGAGTGCCCAACTACCACGCTGAAAGTTCTCTCCCTTCTCCGCCGCTCGTCCTCCTTCCTTGACCCGCCGCTGGCAACAAATCCATTGCCGCAGCCTCCAATCAACGCCGATGAGATCCGCCGCACCCCCCTCCCCCCCTTCCCGCCGGTCCTCTCCGCCCTTCCGCTGGTCTTCTCCGCCGCATCCAATGGCCGCGGCCACCACGGCTCCGATCTGAATTGGACAGCGGCGCATGCCGATTTGGGAGTGGCAATGAGCTCTGCCGCACCTCCGCCTCACTTCCGACGACTTCCGCACCCACGGGGTACACACGCAGGTGCTACCCGCGCCACCTCGCTGACCACCGATCTGTTTCGGCAGCCGGCCTTCCGCTGTCCAGCCGGTCGCCTGCAGCCCCGTACGCAGATGCTACGACGTTGGAGAAGACGGCATCTGCCTCTGTCCCTACGACTCGACCTACGACTCGACCAGCAGTGAGTTGCTGATGTAAAAGCCACTTTTTGGTGATGtaaaaatcagagggcacctgtttTGGGTGCCCTGTTTTGCATCATCTATTGGAGATGCTCCTAGTGCAGAGGACATACCATGGTTCCCTGGAATTATGAAACATTGGGGTCCATCATATTCTTTCATCTTTGATATGCCCGGAGGAATCTCAGGCTTGTCCACAGCTATATGTTCAGCCTTATACCAACACGGAGGCTGCATAGCATACTCAAAAGGACCGAAGAAGCGTCTCTCATATGTAAATGACGAAGGGTTTGGATACCTACATATATTTAAATGGCAGAAAAGAATAAATTTTCTGAAACACAACTTACATGGTGGAGACTAACAAGACTAATATTCTTCTCTTTTCCGAAACATACGTCAGGAAGTTTGCATATTTAAACTAAACAGGGTAAGACAAGTTGATATTATGGATTTAACTAGCAGAAACCCAAAAATATTAA
This region of Lolium perenne isolate Kyuss_39 chromosome 2, Kyuss_2.0, whole genome shotgun sequence genomic DNA includes:
- the LOC127334171 gene encoding uncharacterized protein, whose amino-acid sequence is MGSNKQSGSPLLGTLKMERVRTILTHTYPYPHEHSRHIMTAVIIGCLFFISSDNMHTLIHKLDSNIKWWSMYVCLIGFFYFFSSPFLGRTIQPSYSNFNRWYVAWICFASLYHLPSFQSMGVDMRMNLSLFLTIYFSSVLFIIAFHIIFIGLWYIGLVARMAGTRPGIWTIVQNCTVISIACCVFYSHCGNLAVHKSESFGKSSDPSLLAFLKNENGTTWISNFLFMNELKDQICTSWFAPVGSASDYPLLSKWVIYGELVCSGSCAGPSDEISPLYSLWATFIGLYIANFVVERSTGWALTHLSPVSEEEKLKKHMKPDFLDMVPWYSGTSADLFKTAFDLMVSVTLFVGRFDMRMMQAAMKSTTNEAQNDDLLYDYFNEREDLWFDFVADTGDGGNSSYTVARLLAQPSIQTVVGGSMHTLPRGNLLVIGGDLAYPNPSSFTYERRFFGPFEYAMQPPCWYKAEHIAVDKPEIPPGISKMKEYDGPQCFIIPGNHDWFDGLNTFMRYICHKSWLGGWFLPQKKSYFALQLPKGWWIFGLDLALHGDIDVYQFKFFAEICRDKVGENDSVIIVTHEPNWLLDWYWKETTGKNVSHLVQDYLNGRCKLRMAGDLHHFMRHSATRSDKPSFVQHLLVNGCGGAFLHPTHVFKNFERFSGTTYECKAAYPSYNESSGIALGNILKFRKKNWQFDIIGGFIYFILVFSMFPQCNLVHILNEETWSGRLLSFSNTIWSALLYIFEHSYVSSVGSLTLLMASYSFVPSKLTRKKRAIIGGLHVLAHLTAALLLMLLMELGIEVCIRNHLLATSGYHPLYDWYRSMESEHFPDPTGLRARLEQWTLGLYPACIKYLMSAFDVPEVMAVTRINICKNGMMSLSRSVLVMYYTSVFIYFWIFSTPVVSLIFGSYLYICINWFHIHFDEAFSSLRIANYKSFTRFHIQKDGDLEIFTLAVDKVPKDWKLDPKWEAEERGPHQLSHQRRYPSKWRSASSPDPVRSVRVVDHFTIARTVTSDPKTFC